The DNA segment GCCAGGATCGCGGCGGCCACGCCGACCGCGAACAGTCGGGTAAACGAGATGATGTTGCCGCCGTTCGACAGGATCTCGATCAGCATCAGGGGGTTGCGCGCCTGGAACAGCCCGACCAGGAACACCACGAAGCCGACCAGCATGACCAGCACCAGCGGATTGGCGAAGTTGCCGAGCGCCCCGAAAGCCTGTCCGGCGCGGGACACGTATGCCAGCAGGATCAGGCCGACCAGACCGCCCAGCATGCCCACCGCTTCCCAGAAGTGGTGCATGTGCTTGTGCTTGTAGGTCAGCTGCGCCTTGAGGCCCCAGCTCCACAGCATGAAGATCACGCCCACGGCGATGCAGATCAGCATGATGGTGTTGGAGAATTCAGGCAGCACGCGCGGGAAGAGGATCGGGATCAGGCCGCTGGCGTGCTCGCCCTCGTGCAGCGTGACGCCCCAGATGCGCTGGATCAGCTCGGGGTTCACGTAGAACACGTGCAGCTTCTCGAGCACGTTCCCGAAGAACTCGCCCGTGAGAATGCCCCACAGGATGCTCCACAGGCTCATGGTCTGGAGCACCACGCCCACGCGCTTGAGGGTCGCGGGGTCGAGGGTGATACCCAGCAGGCCGATAGGCAGGCTCTCGCCGCGGCGCGCGCGGGCCAGGCCCCACAGCGCCGCCAGCAGGAACAGCAGGCCGAAGCCGATGTCCGCGACGATGAAGCCGAAGAACAGCGGGAAGAACCACGCCACCACCCACGACGGATCGAAGGTGCCGTAGCGGGGCGGATCGCTGATGTTCAGCATGAACTCGAAGTTCTCGGTGTAGGAGCTGTTCTTCAGCTGCACCGGCACGCCCTCGGCGTGATGCTCGTCGACGGGGTGCAGCTCGAACATCGCGCTCTGCTTGAAGGGCTCGAGCGCACGCTGCAGGTCCGGAATGCGGTCCTCGGGCACGTAGCCCTGGAGCACGAAGCCGTACTTGCCGCGCGCGGTCTGGGCCCGGGCGTCGTCGATACCCACGCGGTCGGCCAGCGCGTCGCGGATGGCGGCCACGGTCGCGCCGTGCTGTGCAGCCAGGGCAGCCTTTTCACGGGCGACCTGTTCCAGCGCGGGCGGGTTGGTGCGCGCAATGTCCGTGAACGCCTGTGCGACCTCCGAGAGCGGCAGGCGCTCGAAGCGGCCCGGGAGCCGCAGTTCGCCCAGGCGGGCCTTGCCCAGCGCCACGCGGGCGCGGTCACGGTCCGCCGCCAGGACGGCCACCACCACGGCGGTCAGACGCTCGTTCACGCGCTCGCTGCCGACCGCAAAGCGGTCACCGAGTTCGGCCCTCAGGGCGTCCTGCGCCGCCTGCAGCTCGCCGGCCTGCTCCACCGTCAGGGGAATCAGGGCCAGGCGCCGGCTGCGGTCGGCGCCGCCGGCCGCGCGGGCCAGGGCGGCGACCACGTCGGTGTAGGTGCGCTGGGTGTCCAGATCAGTGCGCAGTTCCGCTTCCCGGTCCGTCAGGGCGCCAGCGGGCGCGGCGGCCTGCTCGACCAGCGCGCTCCACTGGTCCTCGGCGGGCAGGGCAGCGCGCGTCACGTCGTGCGCGCCCAGCTCGCCCAGGGTGCTCTCGGTGCGCGCCAGGAGCCGCTCGGCGTCGCGGCGTTCCTCGGCGGCCTGGCCGGCCAGCGGACCACTCTGGAATCCCTGGGCTTCCAGCGGGACGATATGCAGCACGCCTGCCCGCTGGAGGGCCTGCATGACCGCACGGCTGTCACTCTGACGCCCGGCGACCACCACCTGCTGCATGGGATTGATCACGGGAGCAC comes from the Deinococcus metalli genome and includes:
- a CDS encoding V-type ATPase 116kDa subunit family protein; protein product: MINPMQQVVVAGRQSDSRAVMQALQRAGVLHIVPLEAQGFQSGPLAGQAAEERRDAERLLARTESTLGELGAHDVTRAALPAEDQWSALVEQAAAPAGALTDREAELRTDLDTQRTYTDVVAALARAAGGADRSRRLALIPLTVEQAGELQAAQDALRAELGDRFAVGSERVNERLTAVVVAVLAADRDRARVALGKARLGELRLPGRFERLPLSEVAQAFTDIARTNPPALEQVAREKAALAAQHGATVAAIRDALADRVGIDDARAQTARGKYGFVLQGYVPEDRIPDLQRALEPFKQSAMFELHPVDEHHAEGVPVQLKNSSYTENFEFMLNISDPPRYGTFDPSWVVAWFFPLFFGFIVADIGFGLLFLLAALWGLARARRGESLPIGLLGITLDPATLKRVGVVLQTMSLWSILWGILTGEFFGNVLEKLHVFYVNPELIQRIWGVTLHEGEHASGLIPILFPRVLPEFSNTIMLICIAVGVIFMLWSWGLKAQLTYKHKHMHHFWEAVGMLGGLVGLILLAYVSRAGQAFGALGNFANPLVLVMLVGFVVFLVGLFQARNPLMLIEILSNGGNIISFTRLFAVGVAAAILANLATDVGWGLGGVLPIIGPLLGIILGLIVHTFLFALTILGHVMQPIRLVWVEYLNPTGFYQETGTRYAPFAPAARK